One window from the genome of Sebastes umbrosus isolate fSebUmb1 chromosome 12, fSebUmb1.pri, whole genome shotgun sequence encodes:
- the LOC119499324 gene encoding tubulin beta chain-like isoform X1, translated as MREIVHLQAGQCGNQIGAKFWEVISDEHGIDPTGSYQGDSDLQLERINVYYNEASGSTGSKYVPRAILVDLEPGTMDSVRSGPFGQLFRPDNFVFGQSGAGNNWAKGHYTEGAELVDSVLDVVRKEAENCDCLQGFQLTHSLGGGTGSGMGTLLISKIREEYPDRIMNTFSVMPSPKVSDTVVEPYNATLSVHQLVENTDETFSIDNEALYDICFRTLKLTTPTYGDLNHLVSATMSGVTTCLRFPGQLNADLRKLAVNMVPFPRLHFFMPGFAPLTSRGSQQYRALSVPELTQQMFDAKNMMAACDPRHGRYLTVAAIFRGRMSMKEVDEQMLSVQNKNSSYFVEWIPNNVKTAVCDIPPRGLKMSATFIGNSTAIQELFRRISEQFTAMFRRKAFLHWYTGEGMDEMEFTEAESNMNDLVSEYQQYQDATADEMGEYEEDEIEDEDEVRHDVRH; from the exons ATGAGGGAGATAGTTCACCTCCAGGCTGGACAGTGTGGGAATCAGATTGGGGCGAAG TTCTGGGAGGTTATAAGTGATGAGCATGGCATCGATCCCACCGGTAGTTACCAAGGTGACAGTGACCTGCAGCTGGAGAGGATAAATGTCTACTACAATGAGGcatcag ggAGCACAG GCAGCAAATACGTCCCTCGTGCCATTCTGGTCGACCTGGAGCCAGGAACCATGGATTCGGTTCGCTCCGGCCCATTTGGACAGCTATTCAGGCCTGACAACTTTGTGTTTG GTCAAAGTGGAGCAGGAAATAACTGGGCCAAGGGTCACTACACCGAGGGAGCTGAGCTGGTGGACTCGGTGCTGGATGTGGTGAGGAAGGAGGCGGAGAACTGCGACTGCCTCCAGGGCTTTCAGCTCACCCACTCACTGGGTGGAGGCACAGGTTCAGGAATGGGTACACTGCTCATCAGCAAGATCCGCGAGGAGTACCCTGACCGCATCATGAACACCTTCAGCGTCATGCCTTCCCCAAAGGTGTCTGACACGGTGGTGGAGCCCTACAACGCCACTCTCTCTGTCCACCAGCTAGTGGAGAACACAGATGAGACCTTCAGCATTGACAATGAGGCCCTGTACGATATTTGCTTCCGCACCCTGAAGCTGACCACCCCAACCTACGGAGACCTCAACCACCTGGTGTCAGCCACCATGAGTGGGGTGACCACCTGTCTCCGCTTCCCTGGCCAACTCAACGCTGACCTCCGTAAGCTGGCTGTCAACATGGTGCCCTTCCCGCGCTTGCATTTCTTCATGCCAGGCTTTGCGCCCCTCACAAGCAGAGGCAGTCAGCAGTATCGTGCCCTCTCCGTGCCAGAGCTCACACAGCAAATGTTCGACGCCAAGAACATGATGGCAGCCTGTGACCCTCGTCACGGACGCTACCTCACTGTGGCAGCCATCTTCCGCGGCCGTATGTCAATGAAGGAAGTGGATGAGCAGATGTTGAGTGTGCAGAACAAGAACAGCAGCTACTTTGTCGAATGGATTCCCAACAACGTCAAGACGGCCGTTTGCGACATCCCTCCCCGTGGCCTCAAAATGTCCGCCACCTTCATTGGCAACAGCACGGCCATCCAGGAGCTGTTCCGGAGGATCTCGGAGCAGTTCACAGCCATGTTCCGCCGCAAGGCCTTCCTCCACTGGTACACCGGCGAGGGAATGGACGAGATGGAGTTCACCGAGGCCGAGAGCAACATGAATGACCTGGTGTCTGAGTATCAGCAGTACCAGGATGCCACCGCTGATGAGATGGGCGAATATGAAGAAGATGAAATAGAGGATGAGGACGAGGTCCGTCATGACGTTCGCCACTGA
- the LOC119499324 gene encoding tubulin beta-2A chain-like isoform X2: MREIVHLQAGQCGNQIGAKFWEVISDEHGIDPTGSYQGDSDLQLERINVYYNEASGSKYVPRAILVDLEPGTMDSVRSGPFGQLFRPDNFVFGQSGAGNNWAKGHYTEGAELVDSVLDVVRKEAENCDCLQGFQLTHSLGGGTGSGMGTLLISKIREEYPDRIMNTFSVMPSPKVSDTVVEPYNATLSVHQLVENTDETFSIDNEALYDICFRTLKLTTPTYGDLNHLVSATMSGVTTCLRFPGQLNADLRKLAVNMVPFPRLHFFMPGFAPLTSRGSQQYRALSVPELTQQMFDAKNMMAACDPRHGRYLTVAAIFRGRMSMKEVDEQMLSVQNKNSSYFVEWIPNNVKTAVCDIPPRGLKMSATFIGNSTAIQELFRRISEQFTAMFRRKAFLHWYTGEGMDEMEFTEAESNMNDLVSEYQQYQDATADEMGEYEEDEIEDEDEVRHDVRH; this comes from the exons ATGAGGGAGATAGTTCACCTCCAGGCTGGACAGTGTGGGAATCAGATTGGGGCGAAG TTCTGGGAGGTTATAAGTGATGAGCATGGCATCGATCCCACCGGTAGTTACCAAGGTGACAGTGACCTGCAGCTGGAGAGGATAAATGTCTACTACAATGAGGcatcag GCAGCAAATACGTCCCTCGTGCCATTCTGGTCGACCTGGAGCCAGGAACCATGGATTCGGTTCGCTCCGGCCCATTTGGACAGCTATTCAGGCCTGACAACTTTGTGTTTG GTCAAAGTGGAGCAGGAAATAACTGGGCCAAGGGTCACTACACCGAGGGAGCTGAGCTGGTGGACTCGGTGCTGGATGTGGTGAGGAAGGAGGCGGAGAACTGCGACTGCCTCCAGGGCTTTCAGCTCACCCACTCACTGGGTGGAGGCACAGGTTCAGGAATGGGTACACTGCTCATCAGCAAGATCCGCGAGGAGTACCCTGACCGCATCATGAACACCTTCAGCGTCATGCCTTCCCCAAAGGTGTCTGACACGGTGGTGGAGCCCTACAACGCCACTCTCTCTGTCCACCAGCTAGTGGAGAACACAGATGAGACCTTCAGCATTGACAATGAGGCCCTGTACGATATTTGCTTCCGCACCCTGAAGCTGACCACCCCAACCTACGGAGACCTCAACCACCTGGTGTCAGCCACCATGAGTGGGGTGACCACCTGTCTCCGCTTCCCTGGCCAACTCAACGCTGACCTCCGTAAGCTGGCTGTCAACATGGTGCCCTTCCCGCGCTTGCATTTCTTCATGCCAGGCTTTGCGCCCCTCACAAGCAGAGGCAGTCAGCAGTATCGTGCCCTCTCCGTGCCAGAGCTCACACAGCAAATGTTCGACGCCAAGAACATGATGGCAGCCTGTGACCCTCGTCACGGACGCTACCTCACTGTGGCAGCCATCTTCCGCGGCCGTATGTCAATGAAGGAAGTGGATGAGCAGATGTTGAGTGTGCAGAACAAGAACAGCAGCTACTTTGTCGAATGGATTCCCAACAACGTCAAGACGGCCGTTTGCGACATCCCTCCCCGTGGCCTCAAAATGTCCGCCACCTTCATTGGCAACAGCACGGCCATCCAGGAGCTGTTCCGGAGGATCTCGGAGCAGTTCACAGCCATGTTCCGCCGCAAGGCCTTCCTCCACTGGTACACCGGCGAGGGAATGGACGAGATGGAGTTCACCGAGGCCGAGAGCAACATGAATGACCTGGTGTCTGAGTATCAGCAGTACCAGGATGCCACCGCTGATGAGATGGGCGAATATGAAGAAGATGAAATAGAGGATGAGGACGAGGTCCGTCATGACGTTCGCCACTGA